From a region of the bacterium genome:
- the nadA gene encoding quinolinate synthase NadA, which produces MQPSPGGGPAGTDLHREIDRLRQERRAVILAHYYQEPEIQDVADYVGDSLGLSQAAAATDAEVIVFAGVHFMAETAKLLCPQKTVLLPDLDAGCSLADGCPADAFAAFIGRHPGHKVISYINCSAATKALSDVICTSSNALKIVASFPPDQPLVFAPDRFLGDWVARQLGRDLVLWPGSCEVHETFSERRLVELKVAHPDAVVAAHPECPPAVLQHADYIGSTTGILEFARRTPARQVIVVTEPGILHRMQRENPGKELIPVPGADESCSCNECPYMKKNTLEKLYRCLRDGTPEITLDAALADRARTPIERMLELSR; this is translated from the coding sequence ATGCAGCCCAGTCCCGGCGGCGGTCCGGCGGGGACCGACCTCCACAGGGAAATCGATCGCCTGCGGCAGGAACGCCGGGCGGTCATCCTGGCCCACTACTACCAGGAGCCCGAGATCCAGGATGTCGCCGACTACGTGGGCGACAGCCTCGGCCTGAGCCAGGCCGCGGCCGCCACCGACGCCGAGGTGATCGTCTTCGCCGGCGTGCACTTCATGGCCGAGACGGCCAAGCTGCTCTGCCCGCAGAAGACCGTGCTGCTGCCCGACCTCGACGCCGGCTGCAGCCTGGCGGACGGGTGCCCTGCCGATGCCTTTGCGGCGTTCATCGGGCGCCACCCGGGCCACAAGGTGATCAGCTACATCAACTGCTCCGCCGCCACGAAGGCCCTCAGCGACGTGATCTGCACGAGCAGCAATGCGCTGAAGATCGTCGCCTCGTTCCCGCCCGACCAGCCGCTGGTGTTTGCGCCGGACCGCTTCCTCGGGGATTGGGTGGCCAGGCAGTTGGGCCGCGACCTGGTGCTCTGGCCGGGCTCGTGCGAGGTCCACGAGACCTTCAGCGAGCGACGCCTGGTCGAACTCAAGGTGGCGCACCCGGACGCGGTGGTCGCGGCGCACCCCGAGTGCCCGCCGGCGGTGCTCCAGCACGCCGACTACATCGGCAGCACGACGGGCATCCTCGAATTCGCACGGCGGACGCCGGCCCGGCAGGTCATCGTCGTCACCGAGCCCGGCATCCTGCACCGGATGCAGCGCGAGAATCCCGGCAAGGAACTGATCCCCGTGCCCGGCGCCGACGAATCGTGCAGTTGCAACGAGTGCCCGTACATGAAGAAGAACACCCTGGAGAAACTGTATCGTTGCCTGCGCGACGGCACGCCGGAGATCACGCTGGACGCAGCGCTGGCCGATCGGGCGCGCACGCCGATCGAGCGCATGCTCGAACTCAGCCGCTGA
- a CDS encoding hemolysin III family protein, translating to MAPDGRRTDYPLGQEIAHAVTHGAGALLGVVALVLLVWRGAQAHDPWRIVAGAVYGTSLILLFSASSMYHALRPGRAKQVFQALDHAAIYFLIAGTYTPFALVTLRGPWGWSLLGIVWALAAGGIVFEVLVRRRFLRRLSLVLYLALGWLALIVAVPLVRHLPAPGPLLLLIGGVFYSGGAGFYAARGLAWNHAIWHLFVLAAAAFHFFCVYICVMG from the coding sequence ATGGCCCCCGACGGTCGACGCACGGACTACCCGCTCGGCCAGGAGATCGCCCATGCCGTCACGCACGGGGCCGGGGCCCTGCTCGGCGTGGTGGCCCTGGTGCTGCTGGTCTGGCGCGGTGCGCAGGCCCATGATCCCTGGCGCATCGTGGCGGGAGCCGTCTACGGAACCAGCCTGATCCTGCTGTTCAGCGCCTCCTCGATGTACCACGCGCTGCGGCCCGGCCGCGCCAAGCAGGTGTTCCAGGCCCTGGACCACGCCGCGATCTACTTCCTGATCGCCGGGACCTATACCCCCTTTGCGCTCGTGACGCTGCGCGGCCCCTGGGGCTGGTCGTTGCTGGGTATCGTCTGGGCCCTTGCTGCCGGCGGAATCGTCTTCGAGGTCCTTGTGCGGCGACGCTTTCTCCGGCGCCTGTCGCTGGTCCTGTACCTGGCGCTCGGCTGGCTAGCGTTGATCGTCGCCGTGCCCCTGGTGCGTCACCTGCCGGCGCCGGGGCCGCTCCTGCTGCTGATCGGCGGGGTCTTCTACAGCGGCGGCGCCGGGTTCTACGCCGCCCGCGGGCTGGCCTGGAACCACGCCATCTGGCACCTTTTCGTGCTGGCGGCGGCAGCCTTCCACTTCTTCTGCGTCTACATCTGCGTCATGGGCTGA
- a CDS encoding S1 RNA-binding domain-containing protein, whose translation MTSEPNDFQESTSQPDPQLASETPTPEVPGSPVVLPADDEPSTEFAALLASEGAAAPSEPRAGDKVSGTIVMITDAEAMIDCGGRSEVPMSIEELRDDKGELVHKVGDHIDGHLAKGKDGDLKFTLAINLREAGKRALADAFASGTPVEGKVGETNKGGFSISLSGVRAFCPFSQIDLRRADDPSIFVGKSYKFKIVELSEDGRNVVVSRRAFLQEHRDTEATRTRQALSLGDVRDGTVTRLVPFGAFIDIGGIEGLVHISQISHQRVANPADVLREGETVKVKVLEIQNLGGGRNERISLSIKALASDPWPSTAGSLAAGSDVTGKVTRLVDFGVFVELQPGIEGLIHISELANRRIVHPREVVNEDEEITVRVLDIDLSRRRISLSRKQASDYDGE comes from the coding sequence ATGACCAGCGAACCCAACGATTTCCAGGAATCCACCTCCCAGCCCGACCCGCAGCTCGCCTCAGAGACGCCGACGCCGGAAGTGCCCGGCAGCCCGGTCGTACTACCGGCAGATGACGAACCTTCCACCGAGTTCGCGGCCCTGCTGGCCAGCGAGGGCGCCGCCGCCCCGTCCGAGCCCAGGGCTGGCGACAAGGTGTCCGGCACCATCGTCATGATCACAGATGCGGAGGCGATGATCGATTGCGGCGGCCGCAGCGAGGTGCCGATGTCGATCGAGGAACTGCGTGACGACAAGGGCGAACTGGTCCACAAGGTCGGCGACCACATCGACGGGCACCTGGCCAAGGGCAAGGACGGCGACCTGAAGTTCACGCTCGCGATCAACCTGCGCGAAGCCGGGAAGCGGGCGCTGGCTGATGCCTTCGCCAGCGGCACGCCGGTCGAGGGCAAGGTCGGCGAGACGAACAAGGGCGGCTTCTCGATCAGCCTGTCGGGTGTGCGCGCGTTCTGCCCGTTCAGCCAGATCGACCTGCGGCGCGCCGACGACCCGAGCATTTTCGTGGGCAAGTCCTACAAGTTCAAGATCGTCGAACTGTCGGAGGACGGGCGCAACGTCGTCGTCTCGCGCCGCGCCTTCCTGCAGGAACACCGCGACACCGAGGCCACGCGCACCCGCCAGGCGCTGTCGCTGGGCGATGTGCGCGACGGCACGGTGACACGGCTGGTCCCGTTCGGCGCCTTCATCGATATCGGCGGCATCGAGGGCCTGGTGCACATCTCGCAGATCTCGCACCAGCGCGTGGCCAATCCGGCCGATGTGCTGCGCGAAGGCGAGACCGTGAAGGTGAAGGTGCTCGAGATCCAGAACCTGGGCGGCGGGCGCAACGAGCGCATCAGCCTGTCGATCAAGGCCCTGGCCAGCGACCCCTGGCCGTCGACGGCCGGTTCGCTCGCCGCCGGCAGCGACGTGACCGGCAAGGTCACGCGCCTGGTCGACTTCGGCGTGTTCGTGGAACTGCAGCCGGGCATCGAGGGACTGATCCACATCTCCGAGCTGGCGAACCGGCGTATCGTCCACCCGCGCGAGGTCGTGAACGAGGACGAGGAGATCACGGTGCGCGTGCTGGATATCGACCTGAGCCGGCGGCGCATTTCGCTGTCGCGCAAGCAGGCCAGCGACTACGACGGCGAGTAG
- a CDS encoding SpoIIE family protein phosphatase, which yields METAPSRTFVADLVSRVGSLPSVAAQVVSLASDPKCDIGSLARVIMSDNAMSLRFLALANSAAVSHGRETRDLRAALVKLGLRRVRNVALLMGMHDMVPSGDSRQWLDTSNFWRFNLATASCAQGLAWLRGSRQHEDAWLAGILHAIGLAAMAQRASPEMARAAELAQESGMTLADAEMRVFDFHHGEVGGRLLREWHLPTLFADSVEFLPEDFSPGELPVETAEMIALLREAVLTVRAIGFGDNGDGDEPCRPEDLAERLGLPEPAMQALADKVDREVQEISKLIGLDVPADLFAATLAKSQEEVARVGLEGLDETLAREDLEQQLNAAREIQQRLLPRSLPEVPGYRLAATNVPSLHVSGDTYDCLHLSDGSLAVTIADVSGKGMPAALLTGTLQASLRALARVTNDPGQLLEAANDALFESTDPERFATLFMAVLNPDGSGLRYASAGHNPPLLLRADGTVQWLKPAGTPLGMIPEMTYPVFPVRLDAGDLLVAYTDGVTEAMAPDGTEFTEAGLETAVRDAAAGGPQAVIDGLLAAIAVHINQPGDESAAGRLLGAAAAQTGLAAASDDITLFVLARDA from the coding sequence ATGGAAACCGCACCCTCACGAACCTTCGTCGCCGACCTCGTCAGCCGGGTCGGCAGCCTGCCGTCGGTTGCCGCCCAGGTGGTCAGCCTGGCTTCGGACCCGAAGTGCGACATCGGGTCGCTGGCACGTGTCATCATGAGCGACAACGCCATGTCGCTGCGCTTCCTGGCCCTCGCCAACAGCGCCGCGGTCTCGCACGGTCGCGAGACGCGCGACCTGCGCGCGGCGTTGGTGAAACTGGGCCTGCGGCGCGTGCGCAACGTGGCACTCTTGATGGGCATGCACGACATGGTGCCCAGCGGCGACTCGCGCCAGTGGCTCGACACCAGCAACTTCTGGCGATTCAACCTGGCCACTGCCAGCTGCGCCCAGGGACTGGCCTGGCTGCGCGGCTCACGACAGCACGAGGACGCCTGGCTGGCCGGCATCCTGCACGCCATCGGACTCGCGGCCATGGCCCAGCGCGCCAGTCCCGAGATGGCCCGCGCCGCCGAACTCGCGCAAGAGTCGGGCATGACCCTGGCCGACGCCGAGATGCGCGTCTTCGACTTCCACCACGGCGAGGTCGGCGGCCGCCTCCTGCGTGAGTGGCACCTGCCGACACTGTTCGCCGATTCGGTGGAGTTCCTGCCCGAGGACTTCTCGCCCGGCGAGTTGCCGGTCGAGACGGCCGAGATGATCGCCTTGCTGCGCGAGGCGGTCCTGACCGTGCGCGCGATCGGATTTGGCGACAACGGCGACGGCGACGAGCCCTGCCGCCCCGAGGACCTGGCCGAGCGACTGGGCCTGCCGGAACCGGCGATGCAGGCCCTGGCCGACAAGGTCGATCGCGAAGTGCAGGAGATCTCGAAGCTGATCGGGCTCGATGTCCCGGCCGACCTGTTCGCGGCGACACTGGCCAAGTCGCAGGAAGAGGTCGCGCGCGTCGGCCTGGAAGGCCTGGACGAGACGCTGGCCCGCGAGGACCTGGAGCAGCAGCTCAATGCGGCGCGCGAGATCCAGCAGCGACTGCTGCCGCGCAGCCTGCCTGAAGTGCCCGGCTACCGCCTGGCGGCGACGAACGTGCCTTCCCTGCATGTCAGCGGCGACACCTACGACTGCCTGCACCTGAGCGACGGATCGCTTGCCGTGACCATCGCCGACGTCTCGGGCAAGGGCATGCCCGCCGCGCTGCTGACCGGCACGTTGCAGGCGAGCCTTCGGGCACTGGCACGCGTCACCAACGATCCCGGGCAACTGCTCGAGGCCGCCAACGACGCCCTCTTCGAGAGCACCGACCCCGAGCGGTTCGCCACCCTGTTCATGGCGGTCCTGAATCCGGACGGGTCCGGACTGCGCTATGCCAGCGCCGGGCACAACCCGCCCCTGCTGCTGCGGGCCGACGGCACCGTGCAATGGCTCAAGCCCGCCGGCACCCCGTTGGGGATGATTCCCGAGATGACCTACCCGGTGTTCCCCGTGCGCCTGGACGCCGGAGACCTGCTGGTGGCCTACACCGACGGCGTCACCGAGGCGATGGCCCCGGACGGCACCGAATTCACCGAAGCTGGCCTCGAGACCGCGGTGCGGGACGCGGCCGCCGGCGGCCCGCAAGCGGTGATCGACGGCCTGCTGGCAGCCATCGCCGTCCACATCAACCAACCGGGCGATGAATCGGCGGCCGGCCGCCTGCTGGGCGCCGCAGCGGCGCAGACCGGCCTGGCCGCCGCCAGCGACGACATCACGCTCTTCGTCCTGGCGCGGGATGCCTGA
- a CDS encoding cysteine desulfurase: MRKLLYLDNHASTAPDPAVLEVMQRVARDHFGNPAASHAYGWAAAKVVELAREQVAALIQAAPGEIIFTANATEADNLAVLGLAAAWPGPGHIVTSPFEHAAVSAPLARLEAAGWRISRVPVDASGVIDPDDVAAAMANDTRLVCCLAAQNEIGTVQPVARIGEACRERGVPFLCDGAQAVGRIPVDVTRDGIGMLAVSAHKLHGPKGVGALYLRRRGPRVAIEPVQLGGGQERGLRPGTPDVAGIAGFGEACRLAAQRLDDDAVRLRALAAQFLASLRERLDGVHLHGDPVQRLPGSLNLGFAGVPPGKLLMAMPQLAVSAGSACAAGSAAPSTVLAALGVPPDLAAASMRLCFARDHAEEDAVFAATVVADAVIRLRASPVA, encoded by the coding sequence GTGCGCAAGCTGCTTTACCTGGACAACCACGCGTCGACGGCGCCCGATCCGGCGGTGCTCGAAGTCATGCAGCGCGTGGCCCGCGACCATTTCGGCAACCCGGCCGCGTCGCATGCCTACGGCTGGGCTGCAGCCAAGGTAGTCGAGCTGGCACGCGAGCAGGTCGCGGCCCTCATCCAGGCTGCGCCCGGCGAGATCATCTTCACGGCCAACGCCACCGAAGCCGACAACCTGGCCGTGCTCGGGCTCGCGGCAGCGTGGCCCGGTCCAGGGCACATCGTGACCAGCCCTTTCGAGCACGCGGCGGTGTCCGCGCCGCTGGCCAGGCTCGAGGCTGCGGGCTGGCGCATCTCACGCGTGCCGGTGGATGCCTCGGGCGTCATCGATCCCGATGATGTGGCCGCAGCGATGGCGAACGACACGCGGCTGGTCTGCTGCCTGGCGGCGCAGAACGAGATCGGCACGGTGCAGCCGGTGGCGCGGATCGGTGAAGCCTGTCGCGAGCGGGGAGTGCCGTTCCTGTGCGACGGCGCCCAGGCCGTGGGGCGCATCCCGGTCGACGTGACGCGAGACGGCATCGGCATGCTGGCGGTCTCGGCGCACAAGCTGCACGGGCCGAAGGGCGTGGGTGCGCTGTACCTGCGCCGTCGCGGCCCGCGCGTCGCGATCGAGCCCGTGCAACTGGGGGGCGGCCAGGAGCGGGGCCTGCGCCCCGGTACGCCGGACGTGGCCGGCATCGCCGGATTCGGTGAGGCCTGCCGCCTGGCGGCGCAGCGCCTGGATGATGATGCCGTCCGGCTCCGTGCCCTGGCAGCGCAGTTTCTCGCCTCGCTTCGGGAGCGCCTCGACGGTGTCCACCTGCACGGCGATCCCGTGCAGCGCCTCCCGGGCAGCCTGAACCTCGGGTTCGCGGGCGTGCCGCCGGGCAAGCTGCTGATGGCGATGCCGCAACTGGCCGTCTCGGCGGGTTCGGCCTGTGCGGCAGGCAGCGCGGCGCCATCGACCGTGTTGGCTGCCCTGGGCGTGCCGCCGGACCTGGCTGCTGCCAGCATGCGGCTGTGCTTTGCGCGCGACCATGCCGAAGAGGACGCCGTGTTCGCCGCCACCGTTGTCGCCGACGCGGTGATCAGGCTGCGTGCCAGCCCCGTCGCCTGA